Sequence from the Bremerella volcania genome:
ATTCTGACGGATCTACCAAGCAAACATGACCTGTTGATTGTCCAAGGTCAGCATCGCCTGGTGGAAGGCCGCCCGCTTGAGATCATGAGCGGCACAACCAGCGCAGGCAACTCAGGCGTTTCACCTCTTTCCGAGATTCCTCCGATGGCGGAGGTCTCGCGTCTTGGTGGCCAGCCAGGGGGAAAGTAGGCAGAGGGAACGCACACGATGAAAATTAGCGCGAACGCGATCGATCAGCCTCGATTCGTGATTGTCTGCACGATGATTCTGATGGTGGCCGTTGTGATGGTCGCCCTCAACATTCCCGTGCAGCGCACGCCTGCGATCTCCAAGGCCGTTGTCCTGGTAGCCGTTCCTTACCCTGGCGCTCAGCCGGTGGAAGTCGAAGAGCAGATCACTAGCAAGATCGAAGATGCCCTGCAAAAACTGAAGAACGTCGACTTCATCGCCTCGACCAGCATGCGAGGCTCGAGCGTTACCCAAATCATCTTCCTCGACGGAGTCGACCCCGATCAGGCACGCGGCGAAGTGAAGGACCTCGTCGATGAGATCCGGCGGGAACTTCCAGTCGCCCGCGAAGTTCAACCTTCGGTTACCGATATCGACTTCGAAAACACTCCCTTGATGCTGGTCAACATGACCGCCCCCAAAGGGTTCGACGAAGCCGCACTCAAGACGCTTGCTGAAGAGGTTCAGGAAGAACTCGAAACCATTCCCGGCATCTCCAACACGCAGCTATTCGGCGGTCGAGAACGCGAGCTGCATGTGAACGTGAACGTCGATCTTGCGGCGGAGTATGGCTTGACCCTGGGTGACTTCCGCCGTGCCCTGTCCGACTTTCATGCTGAGATGCCCGCCGGTGAACTCGACACCGGCACTTTCGATTTCCGCGTCCGGAACGAAACGCAGTTCCGTGGTGTCGACGACATTCGCAACGCGATCATCAGCCAGATGGACGGCAAGGTGATCAAGATTGGCGACGTCGCGACCGTCGAGGACACCTACCGCCGTCTTAAGAACGTGGCGCTGCTCAACGGTGAGTCGTGCGCGACGATCATCGTCAACAAAGAAGCCGACATTAACACTCTGGCGGCCGCGATTGCGGTGAAGGAGAAGGTCAACGAACTTCGCCCGCAATATCCCAACATCAAGTTCCGGATTACACGCGATACGTCGGCCGAAATCTCGATCATGTTTCGCGTTTTGGGTTCCAGCTTTATCTTTGGTGCCATGCTGGTGCTGGTGATCCTGGCTTGGACGATGGGCCTGAGAATCTCCTTCCTGGTACTGACCGCCATTCCGCTCAGTTCGGCGGTGGGCTTGATCGCCCTGTACGCGCTGGGTATCCCGGTTTCCAACATGGTGATCTTTGCGTTCATCCTGGTGCTGGGCATGGTGGTGGACGGGGCGATTATCGTTGCCGAGAACATCCACCGTCACATCGAGCGGGGTGAAGACCCGGTCGACGCGGCCAAGATTGGCATTGAGGAAGTCGGCACGCCGGTGATCATGGCCGACCTGACTACCGTGGCGGCGTTTTTGCCGATGCTGCTTGTCCCTGGCATCATGGGGGACTTCATGCGGGTGATGCCGGAAGTGGTTAGTGTGTCGCTACTGGGTAGCGTGCTGGTCGACCATTTTTTCATTCCCGTCGTAGCGGCTCGCTGGTACGGGCGCCGCAAGGCCAGCGAAGTGGTGCCAGATAAGACCGTTCACGAGGCGATCGCTCGAGACGAAGACGAAGCAGAGATTCGCATCCGTCCGAACTTGGGGCTGTTCACCAAGATTTACATCTATATTCTCCGCTGGGCGCTGCAAAATCGCTGGGCGGTGAGCCTCAGCACGATTCTGGTTTTAGTCTGGGCCGGATTCATGATGGTGCACGTGGAGAAGGAGTTTTTCCCGCCCAGTGACCGTGGCCAGTTTGAGGTGAAGTACGAACTGCCGCTGGGGAGCAGCATCCACCAGACGATCGCCGCGGCGGAAGCTATCCAACAACCATTGCGTGAACTCGGTGCCC
This genomic interval carries:
- a CDS encoding efflux RND transporter permease subunit, giving the protein MKISANAIDQPRFVIVCTMILMVAVVMVALNIPVQRTPAISKAVVLVAVPYPGAQPVEVEEQITSKIEDALQKLKNVDFIASTSMRGSSVTQIIFLDGVDPDQARGEVKDLVDEIRRELPVAREVQPSVTDIDFENTPLMLVNMTAPKGFDEAALKTLAEEVQEELETIPGISNTQLFGGRERELHVNVNVDLAAEYGLTLGDFRRALSDFHAEMPAGELDTGTFDFRVRNETQFRGVDDIRNAIISQMDGKVIKIGDVATVEDTYRRLKNVALLNGESCATIIVNKEADINTLAAAIAVKEKVNELRPQYPNIKFRITRDTSAEISIMFRVLGSSFIFGAMLVLVILAWTMGLRISFLVLTAIPLSSAVGLIALYALGIPVSNMVIFAFILVLGMVVDGAIIVAENIHRHIERGEDPVDAAKIGIEEVGTPVIMADLTTVAAFLPMLLVPGIMGDFMRVMPEVVSVSLLGSVLVDHFFIPVVAARWYGRRKASEVVPDKTVHEAIARDEDEAEIRIRPNLGLFTKIYIYILRWALQNRWAVSLSTILVLVWAGFMMVHVEKEFFPPSDRGQFEVKYELPLGSSIHQTIAAAEAIQQPLRELGARPNSELVNFVSALGSSEGLASRLENDPAVGPEFGTVMVELLSPLDRDRHERLILAELREKFDQTVKQFPGMTYTIQEVEEGPPGGAKVAVRFTGDDLEQLGFVAEATTAGMQQIEGAVDVKTDYRNLNPEIVVEPFPEVVGMYGMSEMQVAQAIQTAINGDTTIELNLGDEDVTLRLQAMSDYRASKEQLERIMLTSPTGKKATIGQIARLDRATSLFAVNRYDRKRAVTAKCDVIENPDTDKIFTQLREEILPSLGFRPANETAVSFMDMAFIGTVGTPSEGLRAEFTGESEETAKNMNYLSASMIIAVILIFAILVYQFASFRQACIVMLTVPLSFVGVVAGMFISDFPFSLATFIGLVSLTGIVVNDAIVVVDFINQGRKRGLKVRDAIIEAGINRLRPVMLTTATTVGGLLPLFLNLSGGAEFWQPLTGAVIFGLAFATILTLLVIPVAYSLAYFNADKKAASAA